A window from Acidobacteriota bacterium encodes these proteins:
- a CDS encoding FkbM family methyltransferase, with amino-acid sequence MNWRRLLPSLAWYLRHVPDHPGRWRLASLAVEWAPHLKERKTPVTIRARQGRFRVDGTSQTGRMLFATGEYEPGSTRILERALKPGDTMIDVGANIGYFAVVASRAVGPHGRVLAFEPQPDVRRRLAANLDLNALTNVTVRSEALGASSGEVTLYTGPRDDTGLASLRPLPESTAVTIPLVRFDDLWDGSPVRLIKIDVEGAEMEVLAGMAGCLRRDHPDVIAEVTDEYLRALGSSARAMFDWMTAFGYRMFEIAHDGALRAIDGPDDLERSPSQFNALFSVGAAGGHERQAGGGQVAAGERLSRS; translated from the coding sequence ATGAACTGGCGGCGTCTGCTTCCGAGCCTCGCGTGGTACCTCCGCCACGTCCCGGATCACCCGGGCCGCTGGCGGTTGGCCTCACTTGCCGTCGAGTGGGCGCCGCACTTGAAAGAGCGGAAGACCCCGGTCACGATCCGCGCCCGGCAAGGGCGATTCCGGGTCGACGGCACGTCGCAGACCGGCCGGATGCTGTTCGCGACGGGCGAGTACGAGCCGGGCTCCACTCGCATTCTGGAGCGCGCGCTGAAGCCAGGTGACACCATGATCGACGTCGGCGCCAACATCGGCTACTTCGCCGTCGTGGCGTCGCGGGCCGTCGGACCGCACGGGCGCGTGCTGGCGTTCGAGCCGCAGCCAGACGTCCGCCGCCGGCTGGCCGCCAACCTCGACCTCAATGCGCTGACGAACGTCACCGTTCGATCCGAGGCGCTTGGCGCGTCATCCGGCGAGGTGACGCTCTACACCGGCCCACGCGACGACACCGGCCTGGCCTCGCTTCGTCCGCTGCCGGAATCCACGGCCGTGACGATTCCGCTCGTCCGGTTCGACGACCTGTGGGACGGATCACCGGTGCGGCTGATCAAGATCGACGTCGAAGGCGCCGAGATGGAAGTCCTCGCCGGCATGGCCGGCTGTCTTCGCCGCGATCATCCGGACGTCATCGCCGAGGTGACGGACGAGTATCTGCGCGCGCTCGGTTCCTCCGCGCGGGCGATGTTCGACTGGATGACGGCGTTCGGCTACCGCATGTTCGAGATCGCGCACGACGGCGCGCTCCGTGCCATCGATGGCCCCGACGATCTCGAGAGGAGCCCTTCGCAGTTCAACGCCCTGTTCTCGGTGGGCGCGGCAGGCGGGCACGAGCGTCAGGCCGGCGGCGGTCAGGTGGCCGCCGGGGAGCGGCTCAGCCGTTCGTAG
- a CDS encoding glycosyltransferase family 4 protein, with the protein MTVLYLTNNRQLAGTGRILTSWLTLGREAGIHGRVVVPGDGQMFEWLRQHEVPVLASAMPWLNPWRPWPSARAVWRVARWARAGHVRLVHCNEHDVYPFAVLVARLLRVPIVCHVRFKLDPGFGRWAFGTWRQPDALLWTTAQQRADSVEAVAGIVPEARQHLIPLGPDPAVFRPAGDERDALRQAFDIRPDELAIGAATALRPIKRLHDFVDMIAALASRHPNVVGLIAGGAVPGEEAYRASIEQRIAATGLGRRLRWIGHRDAIDPFLRSLDLFVSTSEYETFGNSVCEAMACGVPVVGYVGGSVHEIIGEAGIVVPNGDLARLVAAVEALTTDPELRARLADAGRSRATAEFSPRASFQKLRGIYERLSRSPAAT; encoded by the coding sequence GTGACGGTGCTCTATCTCACCAACAACCGGCAGCTCGCCGGCACCGGCCGCATCCTGACCAGTTGGCTCACCCTCGGCCGCGAAGCCGGCATCCACGGCAGGGTCGTGGTGCCGGGTGATGGCCAGATGTTCGAATGGCTGCGCCAGCACGAGGTGCCGGTGCTCGCGAGCGCGATGCCCTGGCTGAATCCGTGGCGGCCATGGCCGTCGGCGCGTGCGGTGTGGCGTGTGGCGCGATGGGCGCGCGCCGGGCACGTGCGGCTGGTGCACTGCAACGAACACGACGTCTACCCGTTCGCGGTGCTGGTCGCGCGTCTGCTTCGAGTGCCCATCGTCTGCCACGTCCGGTTCAAGCTCGATCCTGGATTCGGACGATGGGCATTCGGCACGTGGCGTCAGCCCGATGCCCTGCTGTGGACGACAGCGCAACAGCGCGCCGACAGCGTCGAGGCCGTTGCCGGGATCGTCCCGGAGGCACGCCAGCATCTCATTCCGCTGGGGCCGGATCCGGCGGTGTTTCGTCCAGCGGGCGACGAGCGCGACGCGCTGCGGCAGGCGTTCGACATCCGTCCGGACGAGCTGGCGATAGGCGCCGCGACGGCGCTCCGTCCGATCAAGCGCCTGCACGATTTCGTCGACATGATCGCCGCGCTCGCCTCGCGCCACCCGAACGTGGTCGGCCTCATCGCCGGCGGCGCGGTGCCGGGAGAGGAAGCGTATCGCGCGTCGATCGAGCAGCGGATCGCCGCGACCGGCCTGGGACGGCGACTCCGATGGATCGGACATCGAGATGCGATCGATCCGTTCCTGCGAAGCTTGGACCTCTTCGTCAGCACCAGCGAATACGAGACCTTCGGCAACAGCGTGTGTGAGGCGATGGCGTGCGGCGTGCCGGTGGTCGGGTATGTCGGCGGGTCGGTGCACGAGATCATCGGCGAGGCCGGCATCGTGGTGCCGAACGGCGATCTCGCGCGTCTCGTGGCCGCGGTCGAAGCCCTCACGACGGACCCGGAGTTGCGCGCTCGCCTCGCTGATGCCGGTCGCAGCCGCGCGACGGCGGAGTTCAGCCCACGGGCGAGCTTTCAGAAGCTCCGCGGGATCTACGAACGGCTGAGCCGCTCCCCGGCGGCCACCTGA
- a CDS encoding glycosyltransferase family 4 protein: protein MSAAASERPRTILYAAWAPFFSGAERALLILLDALDRTRFTPIVAVGTHADLAREIEARGIACVHVPVAYADWKRLPAWGASVSRMVALLRRERVALVHANDVPSFQPAGYAARLLGVPAITHVRFPDSADGFAWFLRPGFARALFVSAALEAEARSAAPDLFAGRSEVVHDGVREAPAADDDTRRALRHELGLPADRMVVAITGQVSVIKGIWEFLDAAERLVKEHAPATFVVLGDDLKGQGALRRDAEARVKERGLGAHVRFLGFRPDAPRLLPAFDVVAVPSHVEPLGNATLEAMAAGVPVVGSRVGGIPEMIVPGETGLLVPPRDADALAAAIGALVRDPDRARALGRAGQRRARTAFSPEAHAARVAAIYDAALASSPGSRNLGRAVGAGA, encoded by the coding sequence GTGAGCGCAGCGGCCAGCGAACGCCCGCGGACGATCCTCTACGCGGCATGGGCGCCGTTCTTCAGCGGTGCCGAGCGCGCGCTGCTCATTCTGCTCGATGCGCTCGATCGCACGCGCTTCACGCCGATCGTCGCCGTCGGCACGCACGCGGATCTCGCCAGGGAAATCGAGGCGCGTGGGATCGCCTGCGTGCACGTGCCGGTGGCGTACGCCGACTGGAAGCGCCTGCCGGCGTGGGGCGCGAGCGTCAGCCGGATGGTGGCGTTGCTCCGGCGCGAGCGCGTCGCGCTCGTGCACGCCAACGACGTGCCGAGCTTCCAGCCGGCCGGCTATGCCGCGCGGCTTCTCGGCGTGCCGGCGATCACGCACGTGCGGTTTCCCGACTCGGCCGACGGCTTCGCGTGGTTTCTCCGGCCGGGATTCGCGCGCGCGCTGTTCGTCTCGGCCGCGCTCGAGGCCGAGGCACGGAGCGCGGCGCCCGATCTCTTCGCCGGCCGCAGCGAGGTCGTCCACGACGGCGTGCGCGAGGCGCCGGCCGCAGACGACGACACCCGGCGGGCCCTGCGGCATGAGCTGGGTCTGCCGGCGGATCGGATGGTCGTCGCAATCACGGGCCAGGTGTCGGTCATCAAAGGCATCTGGGAGTTCCTGGATGCGGCGGAGCGGCTCGTCAAAGAGCACGCGCCGGCGACGTTCGTCGTGCTGGGCGACGACTTGAAAGGGCAGGGCGCCCTGCGTCGCGATGCCGAGGCGCGCGTGAAGGAGCGTGGGCTCGGAGCGCACGTCCGGTTCCTCGGATTTCGGCCCGACGCTCCGCGTCTCCTGCCGGCGTTCGACGTCGTCGCGGTGCCGTCGCACGTCGAGCCGCTCGGCAACGCGACGCTGGAGGCGATGGCGGCCGGCGTGCCGGTCGTCGGATCGCGCGTCGGGGGTATTCCCGAGATGATCGTGCCGGGCGAGACCGGCCTGCTCGTGCCGCCGCGGGATGCCGACGCGCTCGCCGCGGCCATCGGCGCGCTCGTTCGTGATCCGGATCGCGCGCGCGCGCTGGGCCGCGCCGGGCAACGCCGCGCGAGGACCGCTTTCAGCCCGGAGGCGCACGCGGCGCGCGTGGCCGCGATCTACGACGCCGCACTCGCGTCGAGCCCCGGCAGCCGCAACCTGGGGCGCGCGGTCGGGGCCGGCGCGTGA
- a CDS encoding glycosyltransferase family 2 protein: protein MKETARQVQQSSTTAASSPAAVSILLPTYNRASFLPAAFEAIRAQTHPHWELVIVDDGSTDETGRVVTELTATMPAPVRYARQENAGPYAARNAALAMAAHPYVAFYDSDDLWLPQHLTDCVQALDANPDVDWVYAACRIVHYGTGALMSRDTFRIGDQPRPFLSLRHDRRGPLRVIDDERVVACAIRSGLYCGLQNSVLRRRVFDDGPFQAAYRNEAEDQLFAIRALKRGHRLGYLDAVHVQYHVHEANSSGSATGQSAARKLAVYEPVVRGFQDLVQEFDWTPSERRELAQRLAREQFWHLGYAVLWSAGRRREALAAYRAGLRAWPWSIRCWKTYFVALVRTMIAGKEASAA from the coding sequence GTGAAGGAGACGGCACGTCAGGTGCAGCAATCTAGCACGACCGCTGCGTCGAGTCCGGCCGCCGTGAGCATCCTGCTGCCGACGTACAACCGGGCGTCCTTCCTCCCGGCGGCGTTCGAGGCGATCCGCGCTCAGACCCATCCGCACTGGGAGCTCGTCATCGTCGACGACGGGAGCACGGACGAGACGGGACGGGTGGTGACGGAGCTGACCGCCACGATGCCCGCGCCGGTGCGCTACGCCCGTCAGGAGAACGCCGGGCCGTACGCGGCGCGCAATGCGGCGCTCGCGATGGCGGCGCACCCGTACGTCGCGTTCTACGACAGCGACGACCTCTGGCTGCCGCAGCACCTCACGGATTGCGTGCAGGCGCTCGACGCCAACCCTGACGTCGACTGGGTCTACGCGGCGTGCCGCATCGTGCACTACGGCACCGGCGCCCTCATGTCGCGGGACACGTTTCGCATCGGAGATCAGCCGAGACCGTTTCTGTCGCTTCGGCACGATCGGCGCGGACCGCTGCGGGTGATCGACGACGAACGCGTGGTGGCGTGCGCGATCCGATCCGGCCTGTACTGCGGGCTGCAGAACTCGGTGCTCCGGCGGCGCGTGTTCGACGACGGGCCGTTCCAGGCCGCGTATCGCAACGAAGCCGAAGACCAGCTCTTCGCCATCCGCGCACTCAAGCGCGGGCACCGGCTCGGATACCTCGACGCCGTTCACGTGCAGTATCACGTGCACGAGGCGAACTCGTCCGGGTCCGCCACCGGACAGAGCGCGGCGCGGAAGCTGGCGGTGTACGAGCCGGTCGTGCGCGGTTTCCAGGACCTCGTGCAGGAGTTCGACTGGACGCCGTCCGAGCGGCGCGAGCTGGCCCAGCGGCTGGCGCGCGAGCAGTTCTGGCATCTCGGCTACGCCGTGCTCTGGTCGGCCGGCCGGCGCCGTGAAGCGCTGGCGGCCTACCGCGCCGGGCTCCGTGCCTGGCCGTGGAGCATCCGCTGCTGGAAGACGTACTTCGTGGCGCTGGTGAGGACGATGATCGCCGGCAAGGAAGCGAGCGCGGCGTGA
- a CDS encoding SGNH/GDSL hydrolase family protein translates to MPSPSRPRLPAIAWLAFLVAMGYTALGLVETGFQIYDRLTGSISRQLFPDLGPGVRSWTVHHALRPGYDVPPTRTNSFGLRSPEVAVPKPAGTRRVLLLGDSFTFGFQAGEDVVFARQLERLLRERAGSQAIEVVNAGVVSYCPLLEYLQYRHSLHVLEPDLVVLNFDMSDVQDHLLYTREAGAPDAGTLPFVTEPTLREARGPGGLLSVQWLTRKLDAWRERRASAAEAVPFYRDADRYLWTLDNGPDLSAFADRTLAPVADLQQLLAHHHVPLLLATYPQPWQVAADATPLPPIRDQYGIGRGTVHLNDRPFRQVAAFAASHQLPFVNATPAFREAAEPAGLFLPSDFHFSPRGHALYAEVLARAILQDRLLPASSATAPLTAR, encoded by the coding sequence GTGCCGTCTCCTTCACGACCGCGCCTCCCCGCCATCGCCTGGCTCGCGTTCCTCGTGGCGATGGGCTACACCGCCCTCGGCCTCGTCGAGACCGGGTTTCAGATCTACGACAGGCTGACTGGCTCGATCTCGCGGCAGCTCTTTCCCGATCTCGGTCCCGGGGTGCGCAGTTGGACGGTGCACCATGCGCTGCGCCCCGGGTACGACGTGCCGCCGACGCGCACGAACAGCTTCGGCCTGCGATCGCCGGAGGTCGCGGTCCCGAAGCCGGCCGGCACGCGCCGCGTCTTGCTGCTCGGTGACTCGTTCACGTTCGGTTTCCAGGCCGGCGAGGACGTCGTCTTCGCGCGGCAGCTCGAGCGGCTGCTGCGGGAGCGCGCCGGCAGCCAGGCGATCGAGGTCGTCAACGCGGGCGTCGTATCGTACTGTCCCCTGCTCGAGTACCTGCAGTACCGGCACAGCCTGCACGTTCTCGAGCCCGACCTCGTCGTGCTGAACTTCGACATGTCGGACGTGCAGGATCATCTGCTCTACACTCGCGAAGCCGGCGCTCCCGATGCCGGGACGCTGCCGTTCGTGACCGAGCCGACGCTGCGCGAGGCACGAGGGCCAGGTGGGCTGCTGTCGGTGCAGTGGCTGACCAGGAAGCTCGACGCCTGGCGCGAACGACGGGCATCGGCGGCCGAGGCGGTGCCGTTCTACCGTGACGCCGATCGCTACCTGTGGACGCTCGACAACGGGCCGGACCTTTCGGCGTTCGCCGACCGGACGCTGGCGCCGGTCGCCGACCTGCAGCAACTGCTCGCCCACCACCACGTGCCCTTGCTGCTCGCCACGTACCCGCAGCCGTGGCAGGTCGCCGCGGACGCGACGCCGCTCCCGCCGATTCGCGACCAGTACGGAATCGGCCGGGGCACGGTCCACTTGAACGATCGCCCCTTCCGGCAGGTCGCGGCGTTTGCCGCCAGCCACCAGTTGCCGTTCGTCAACGCCACGCCGGCGTTTCGCGAAGCCGCCGAGCCGGCCGGCCTCTTTCTTCCGAGCGACTTCCATTTCAGTCCGCGCGGTCATGCGCTGTACGCAGAGGTGCTGGCGCGGGCGATTCTGCAGGACCGATTGCTGCCGGCATCCTCAGCAACGGCGCCGCTGACGGCTCGGTGA
- a CDS encoding O-antigen ligase family protein — MKGLILAHLVTWIGAAAALRYPLIGLNVYVGLAILRPQFIFGFAGDLTGLSWIVGVAVLIGWALQGFGSWKFGKAWPVIVPLLAFVGWYALSAALALEPEISLATIEGLAKLVLPVLVGLTLMKRESEWRPMLWTIVLAQGYVGFEMNSNYLIKGYNTAAIGFGGMDNNFFGASLVTSLGPAVTLMISSRTWRTRALAGLAAAFILHTILLTFSRGAMVGLLAVGVVAFVMMPKRPLQVGALAATALVALYFTGPELLSRYATTFVSEGERDSSAESRLDLWRDCLQVANDYPAFGVGPANWRVIAARYGWPAGKSAHSVWMETAAELGYPGAFWLLAFFLIAAIRLWPVARSTLTPDNRYAVVLASGVVLGIVGFVVSGQFVSAPGLEPPYYLAMLGAAMLKHHGARTADATAGVPAAIAATALPSATARAAAVMATVNTRRGVTVTEPSAAPLLRMPAAIGPAESPAPAPLRTAHDRAD; from the coding sequence ATGAAGGGGCTGATCCTCGCGCACCTCGTCACCTGGATTGGCGCCGCCGCGGCGCTGCGATACCCGCTCATCGGCCTGAACGTCTACGTTGGCCTGGCGATCCTCCGGCCGCAGTTCATCTTCGGCTTCGCGGGCGACCTCACCGGGTTGAGCTGGATCGTCGGCGTCGCCGTCCTGATCGGCTGGGCTCTGCAGGGATTTGGCTCGTGGAAGTTCGGCAAGGCGTGGCCGGTCATCGTGCCGCTCCTCGCGTTCGTCGGCTGGTACGCCCTGTCGGCGGCGCTCGCGCTCGAGCCCGAGATCTCGTTGGCGACGATCGAGGGCCTGGCGAAGCTCGTGCTGCCGGTCCTCGTCGGCCTGACGCTGATGAAGCGCGAGTCCGAATGGCGGCCGATGTTGTGGACGATCGTCCTGGCCCAGGGCTACGTCGGGTTCGAGATGAACTCGAACTACCTCATCAAGGGCTACAACACGGCCGCGATCGGCTTCGGCGGCATGGACAACAACTTCTTCGGCGCCAGCCTGGTCACGTCGTTGGGCCCGGCCGTGACGCTCATGATCTCGAGCCGGACCTGGCGGACGCGCGCGTTGGCGGGCCTCGCCGCGGCGTTCATCCTCCACACGATCCTGCTCACGTTCTCGCGCGGTGCCATGGTTGGGTTGCTCGCGGTCGGCGTCGTGGCGTTCGTCATGATGCCCAAGCGGCCGCTGCAGGTCGGCGCCCTCGCCGCCACCGCGCTGGTGGCGCTGTACTTCACCGGCCCGGAACTGCTCAGCCGTTATGCGACGACGTTCGTCTCCGAGGGCGAGCGCGACAGCTCGGCGGAGAGCCGTCTGGATCTGTGGCGCGACTGTCTCCAGGTCGCGAACGACTATCCGGCCTTCGGCGTCGGCCCCGCGAACTGGCGCGTGATCGCCGCGCGCTACGGCTGGCCGGCGGGCAAGTCGGCGCACAGCGTGTGGATGGAGACGGCGGCCGAGCTCGGCTACCCGGGCGCGTTCTGGCTGCTGGCGTTCTTCCTCATCGCCGCGATCCGGCTCTGGCCGGTCGCCCGCAGCACGCTGACGCCGGACAATCGCTACGCCGTCGTGCTCGCGTCCGGCGTCGTCCTCGGCATCGTCGGCTTCGTCGTGTCGGGCCAGTTCGTGTCAGCGCCCGGTCTCGAGCCGCCGTACTACCTGGCGATGCTCGGCGCCGCGATGCTCAAGCATCACGGCGCTCGCACCGCGGACGCGACGGCCGGCGTGCCGGCCGCAATTGCGGCGACGGCGCTGCCGTCGGCCACCGCCCGCGCGGCCGCCGTGATGGCGACCGTCAACACCCGGCGCGGCGTCACGGTCACCGAGCCGTCAGCGGCGCCGTTGCTGAGGATGCCGGCAGCAATCGGTCCTGCAGAATCGCCCGCGCCAGCACCTCTGCGTACAGCGCATGACCGCGCGGACTGA
- a CDS encoding glycosyltransferase family 4 protein: MSRHRILLVTEVFPPRHGGSGRWLWELYRRLPALDVRVLAGPAAGAPAFDRAAPLPIERFGSMFGSWGARGLPQYGAVVRRILRDLRGERRDVVHCGRCLPEGLAASIASRLTGVPFWCFAHGEELTLAAGSRELRWLASRVLGRAERIVANSEHTKRLLIEQWRLPDDRIAVLTPGVDIERFRPAAIDPVVRARLGWQGRRVILTVGALQRRKGQDMLVRALPAIRARCPDVRYAMAGEGWERAALESLAASLGVSDCVQFVGVADDAALVELYQQCDLFALPNRQVGWDFEGFGIVLLEAQACGRPVVTGTSGGTGETMRDGITGVRIACEEPEPLAAACIDLLEDPVRRARLGEQARAWAIEHFSWDVLVPRAMALFTGT, translated from the coding sequence GTGAGTCGGCATCGGATCCTGCTCGTCACCGAGGTGTTTCCGCCGCGACATGGCGGATCGGGACGATGGCTCTGGGAACTGTACCGGCGGTTGCCGGCGCTCGACGTGCGAGTGCTGGCTGGCCCGGCCGCCGGCGCGCCGGCGTTCGACCGGGCCGCGCCGCTGCCCATCGAGCGGTTCGGATCGATGTTCGGGAGCTGGGGGGCCAGGGGCCTGCCGCAGTACGGCGCCGTCGTGCGCCGGATCCTGCGCGACCTCCGCGGCGAACGGCGCGACGTCGTTCACTGTGGCCGGTGTCTGCCGGAAGGCCTCGCCGCGTCGATCGCGAGCCGGCTGACCGGCGTGCCGTTCTGGTGCTTCGCGCACGGCGAGGAGCTGACGCTGGCGGCCGGCAGCCGCGAGCTTCGGTGGCTCGCGTCGCGCGTGCTCGGCCGGGCAGAGCGGATCGTCGCGAACAGCGAGCACACCAAGCGGCTGCTGATCGAGCAGTGGCGTCTGCCCGACGACCGCATCGCGGTGCTGACGCCGGGCGTGGACATCGAACGATTCCGGCCGGCCGCGATCGACCCCGTCGTCCGGGCGAGGCTCGGATGGCAGGGGCGCCGAGTGATCCTGACCGTCGGCGCGCTCCAGCGGCGGAAGGGACAGGACATGCTCGTTCGGGCGCTGCCGGCTATTCGCGCGCGCTGTCCAGACGTGCGCTACGCCATGGCCGGCGAAGGATGGGAGCGCGCCGCGCTCGAGTCGCTGGCGGCCTCGCTCGGCGTATCCGACTGCGTCCAGTTCGTCGGCGTCGCGGACGATGCCGCGCTCGTCGAGCTGTACCAGCAGTGCGACCTCTTCGCGTTGCCGAATCGCCAGGTCGGGTGGGATTTCGAGGGGTTTGGCATCGTGCTGCTCGAGGCTCAGGCGTGCGGGCGCCCGGTCGTCACCGGCACGTCGGGCGGTACGGGCGAGACGATGCGCGATGGGATCACCGGGGTGCGGATCGCGTGCGAGGAGCCGGAGCCGCTGGCGGCTGCGTGCATCGATCTGCTCGAGGATCCCGTCCGGCGTGCGCGGCTCGGCGAGCAGGCTCGCGCCTGGGCCATCGAGCACTTCAGTTGGGACGTGCTCGTGCCTCGTGCGATGGCGCTCTTCACTGGAACTTAG
- a CDS encoding glycosyltransferase family 2 protein produces MKLSVYTFVRNGLYYDFHVVQMLRHHVPLADEIVVVEGYSDDGTYEAITQIDPKIQVVRQREDRSDPNAWHRKFKNDARARCTGDWCVLLDCDEFIPEWEFGRLRRLIETTDQAILPVRFTHFYGNYRVFIADLPEITPQTGWRIHRNLPTIEVWGDGANVREIGRTDDPPAPADAAIAVHHFGTVRHAARLRQKWRTQAKQHDARKPTWDRTPGVLFDMFPHRWEDPDFLPRLQVYDGPYIDEVVRDPAEFTRDDLWLYRHLTGRSA; encoded by the coding sequence ATGAAGCTGTCGGTCTACACGTTCGTCCGCAACGGCCTCTACTACGACTTCCACGTCGTCCAGATGCTGCGCCATCACGTCCCGCTCGCCGACGAGATCGTCGTGGTCGAAGGGTACAGCGACGATGGGACGTACGAGGCGATCACGCAGATCGACCCGAAGATCCAGGTCGTCCGGCAGCGGGAGGACCGGTCGGACCCGAATGCCTGGCATCGCAAGTTCAAGAACGACGCGCGCGCGCGCTGCACGGGCGACTGGTGCGTGCTGCTCGACTGCGACGAGTTCATCCCCGAATGGGAGTTCGGCCGGCTGCGGCGGCTCATCGAGACGACCGACCAGGCGATCCTGCCGGTGCGGTTCACGCACTTCTACGGGAATTACCGCGTCTTCATCGCCGACTTGCCGGAGATCACCCCGCAGACCGGCTGGCGGATCCATCGCAACCTGCCGACGATCGAGGTGTGGGGAGACGGCGCGAACGTCCGCGAGATCGGCCGCACGGACGACCCGCCCGCACCCGCCGACGCCGCGATCGCGGTGCATCACTTCGGCACGGTGCGGCACGCCGCGCGGCTGCGGCAGAAGTGGCGGACCCAGGCGAAGCAGCACGACGCACGCAAGCCGACGTGGGATCGCACGCCGGGCGTGCTCTTCGACATGTTCCCGCATCGCTGGGAGGACCCGGACTTCCTGCCGCGGCTGCAGGTCTACGACGGACCCTACATCGACGAGGTGGTCAGGGATCCCGCCGAGTTCACGCGCGACGACCTGTGGCTCTATCGGCATCTGACCGGCCGCAGCGCGTGA
- a CDS encoding acyltransferase, with protein MGHEYREDGRYAAPAPGLTATLGLVGAPRAARYETLDAWRGIACLAVVMYHAVLLQLASTPRAVGSPARAILSLLGTFSIGVPMFFVISGYCIAAAADGARVRGTGIRTYFARRLKRIYPPLWAAMAVAIAVFIVADVLTPVRLLSQEPWMQPRPWWYSPWQWAGNLTLTETWRHHVVGDMRAHFPGQAWTLCYEEQFYILMGLLLFFPRALARGAAAITLFTLAVMLTAPLVGWPIDGFFFDGNWLPFAAGVFVYFVQNYGRGRHEVALGAILVAMFLWVALATADKLPTLGVGAAFALVLLAVRRWDGTLATATAVRPFAWCGRMCYSLYLVHQLPVKAVANAARQIGITSDAATLVVTVPACLAVALVIGYGFYLTVEQRFLNSPARSPRVAAAVPA; from the coding sequence ATGGGGCACGAATATCGTGAGGACGGCCGATACGCGGCACCGGCACCCGGCCTGACCGCAACGCTCGGCCTCGTGGGGGCGCCGCGAGCGGCGCGCTACGAGACGCTCGATGCGTGGCGGGGCATCGCCTGCTTGGCGGTGGTCATGTACCACGCGGTGTTGCTGCAGCTCGCGTCCACGCCGCGCGCGGTCGGATCGCCGGCGCGCGCGATCCTCTCGCTGCTGGGCACGTTCTCGATTGGCGTGCCGATGTTCTTCGTGATCAGCGGCTACTGCATCGCGGCCGCGGCCGACGGTGCCCGCGTCCGCGGCACCGGCATCCGGACCTACTTCGCCCGACGACTCAAGCGGATCTATCCGCCGCTCTGGGCCGCGATGGCGGTGGCGATCGCGGTGTTCATCGTGGCCGACGTCCTCACGCCGGTGCGGCTGCTCAGCCAGGAGCCCTGGATGCAGCCGCGGCCCTGGTGGTATTCGCCGTGGCAGTGGGCGGGCAATCTCACCCTCACCGAGACGTGGCGGCATCACGTCGTGGGCGACATGCGCGCGCACTTCCCGGGGCAGGCGTGGACGCTGTGCTATGAGGAGCAGTTCTATATCCTCATGGGCCTCCTGCTGTTCTTCCCGCGCGCGCTCGCGCGCGGCGCCGCCGCCATCACGCTCTTCACGCTGGCCGTGATGCTCACCGCGCCCTTGGTGGGCTGGCCCATCGACGGCTTCTTCTTCGACGGCAACTGGCTCCCGTTCGCCGCCGGCGTCTTCGTGTACTTCGTGCAGAACTACGGCCGCGGGCGGCACGAGGTCGCGCTCGGCGCGATCCTCGTGGCGATGTTCCTGTGGGTCGCGCTGGCCACCGCTGATAAGCTGCCCACGCTCGGCGTCGGCGCCGCCTTCGCGCTCGTCCTGCTGGCCGTTAGGCGCTGGGACGGGACGCTGGCCACCGCGACCGCCGTGCGGCCGTTCGCGTGGTGCGGGCGGATGTGCTACAGCCTGTACCTCGTGCATCAGCTCCCCGTCAAAGCCGTGGCGAACGCGGCCAGACAGATCGGCATCACGTCGGACGCCGCCACGCTCGTCGTCACCGTGCCGGCGTGCCTCGCGGTTGCCCTGGTCATCGGCTATGGCTTCTACCTGACCGTCGAACAACGGTTTCTGAATTCCCCGGCGCGCTCGCCGCGCGTGGCCGCCGCGGTGCCGGCATGA